A DNA window from Flavisolibacter ginsenosidimutans contains the following coding sequences:
- a CDS encoding C40 family peptidase: protein MKRIIVVLIIIFGGWEAAVFIISRSNNANGSLLVTDTSQAKAPLLDSVKHDSVKAGEELDTIKKNPLVLPKGSIDTKAVQPQQLVDFAKTLIGTPYLYGSTDPAKGFDCSGFITYVFKHFDVVVPRSSIDFTHVGKEVSGADARSGDLILFTGTDSTERFVGHMGIVVSNTDTLRFIHSTSGKQHGVTITPLNKYYQGRYVKTIRVFP from the coding sequence ATGAAGCGGATAATTGTTGTGTTGATTATCATTTTCGGGGGGTGGGAAGCGGCGGTATTCATTATCAGCCGAAGCAACAATGCCAACGGCAGTCTTTTGGTTACAGATACCTCGCAGGCAAAAGCGCCGTTGTTGGACAGCGTTAAGCACGATAGCGTGAAAGCAGGCGAAGAATTGGACACAATAAAAAAGAATCCATTGGTTCTCCCCAAAGGGTCGATTGATACAAAGGCCGTGCAACCACAGCAGCTTGTTGACTTTGCCAAAACGTTGATTGGTACGCCTTATTTGTACGGCTCTACCGATCCGGCAAAAGGTTTCGATTGCTCGGGTTTTATCACCTATGTTTTCAAACATTTTGATGTTGTCGTGCCGCGGTCGTCCATTGATTTTACCCATGTGGGAAAGGAAGTCAGTGGCGCCGATGCAAGGAGCGGCGATTTGATTTTGTTCACCGGCACGGACAGCACCGAACGCTTTGTCGGGCACATGGGCATTGTGGTTTCCAATACCGACACTTTGCGTTTTATTCATTCCACATCGGGCAAACAACACGGCGTAACAATTACACCGCTAAACAAATATTACCAGGGCAGATATGTGAAAACAATTCGGGTCTTCCCTTAA
- the gltX gene encoding glutamate--tRNA ligase, whose product MEKKVRVRFAPSPTGGLHLGGVRTVLYNYLFAKQQGGDFILRIEDTDQSRYVPGAEEYIFETLKWCGLEPDESTQHGGAFGPYRQSERKESYRKYAEELVQKGYAYYAFDTAEELDQMRARLRTAENPSPQYDRNVRTQMRNSLSLSKEEVEALLQKEVPHVVRIKMPEGETVSFTDMIRGEVSFDTSVVDDKVLLKADGMPTYHLAVVVDDYLMQISHAFRGEEWLPSAPVHVLLWRYLFGEEAMPQWAHLPLILGPNGKLSKRDGAKYGFPVFAMNWKDPKTGELTEGFRERGFLPEAFVNMLAVLGWNDGTEQEVFSSDELVQKFSIERVHSSGAKFDFEKAKWFNHEWMKRLSFERLKLDVKDAFSKHELEISDDAYLDKIIALVKDRCTLLPDFWEHSFFFFKAPKQIDFAPVMAKWNPVKKDFFGHFSRQLLHVSEWKAPSLESLFKQLAEGANIKPGELQLPLRLMLVGGKFGPPVFDIAEVLGKEETVNRIEYALTQVPER is encoded by the coding sequence ATGGAAAAGAAAGTTCGGGTACGGTTTGCGCCCAGTCCTACAGGAGGTTTGCATCTGGGCGGCGTTCGCACGGTTTTGTACAATTATCTTTTTGCCAAACAACAGGGTGGCGACTTCATTCTTCGCATCGAAGACACCGACCAAAGCCGCTACGTACCCGGCGCCGAAGAATACATTTTCGAAACCCTGAAATGGTGTGGTCTTGAACCCGACGAAAGCACGCAACACGGCGGTGCATTTGGGCCTTATCGCCAAAGTGAACGAAAAGAAAGCTACCGCAAATACGCCGAAGAATTGGTGCAGAAAGGTTACGCCTATTATGCTTTTGATACGGCTGAAGAACTCGACCAAATGCGTGCCCGCTTGCGCACTGCTGAAAATCCTTCGCCGCAATACGACCGAAACGTGCGAACACAGATGCGCAACTCGCTTTCGCTTTCAAAAGAAGAGGTAGAGGCCTTGTTGCAAAAAGAAGTGCCGCACGTGGTTCGCATTAAAATGCCCGAAGGCGAAACGGTTTCATTCACCGACATGATTCGCGGTGAAGTCAGCTTCGACACGTCGGTTGTTGACGACAAAGTATTGCTGAAAGCCGACGGCATGCCAACGTATCATTTAGCGGTAGTGGTGGACGATTACCTCATGCAAATCTCCCATGCTTTTCGCGGCGAAGAATGGTTGCCCAGCGCACCGGTGCACGTGTTGCTTTGGCGTTATTTGTTTGGCGAAGAGGCGATGCCGCAATGGGCGCATCTTCCGCTGATACTTGGGCCAAACGGAAAGCTCAGTAAACGCGACGGCGCCAAATACGGCTTCCCCGTTTTTGCCATGAACTGGAAAGACCCCAAGACGGGCGAGCTAACCGAAGGCTTTCGCGAAAGAGGGTTTTTGCCCGAAGCCTTTGTAAACATGCTTGCCGTGCTTGGCTGGAACGACGGCACCGAACAGGAGGTGTTTTCATCGGATGAATTAGTGCAGAAATTTTCGATTGAACGAGTGCACAGCAGCGGCGCCAAATTCGATTTTGAAAAAGCGAAATGGTTCAACCATGAATGGATGAAAAGGTTAAGCTTTGAACGCTTGAAGTTGGATGTAAAGGATGCTTTTTCTAAGCACGAATTAGAAATTAGCGACGACGCCTACTTAGATAAAATCATTGCACTGGTAAAAGACCGTTGCACCCTGTTGCCAGATTTTTGGGAACACAGTTTCTTCTTTTTTAAAGCGCCGAAGCAGATTGATTTTGCACCCGTCATGGCCAAATGGAATCCCGTGAAAAAAGATTTCTTTGGCCATTTCTCGCGGCAGCTTTTGCATGTGAGCGAATGGAAAGCCCCATCGCTGGAAAGCCTGTTTAAACAGTTGGCCGAAGGTGCAAACATCAAGCCCGGCGAGTTGCAATTACCGTTACGGTTGATGCTCGTGGGTGGAAAATTTGGCCCGCCCGTTTTTGACATCGCCGAAGTATTGGGCAAAGAAGAAACAGTAAACCGCATTGAATACGCACTGACGCAAGTTCCAGAACGTTGA
- a CDS encoding integrase core domain-containing protein, with translation MFVPNPEKNRPFNSAFNGAGTRGKREGGRLIHHSDRGLQYCCREYTGLLTQQRITISMTEKGDPYENAIAERVNGILKGEFCLNRTFKNYEEAHEAVKSAVRIYNEQRPHGSLDYCTPQQAQEKQGALPKRWKPKPRRDDPIGFISHETECAVNKYRPP, from the coding sequence TTGTTTGTTCCCAACCCTGAAAAGAACAGGCCCTTTAACAGCGCTTTCAATGGCGCTGGCACAAGGGGTAAAAGGGAGGGTGGGCGGCTCATCCACCACTCCGACAGAGGGCTGCAGTACTGTTGCAGGGAGTACACGGGTTTACTTACCCAGCAACGAATTACGATCTCCATGACGGAAAAAGGAGACCCTTACGAGAACGCCATTGCCGAACGCGTGAACGGCATATTGAAAGGAGAGTTTTGTTTGAACAGAACCTTTAAAAATTATGAAGAAGCGCATGAAGCAGTGAAAAGTGCTGTCAGGATTTATAACGAACAGCGGCCACACGGCAGCCTTGATTACTGTACGCCCCAGCAGGCGCAAGAGAAACAAGGGGCGTTGCCGAAAAGATGGAAGCCAAAACCGAGAAGGGATGATCCAATAGGTTTTATAAGCCATGAAACCGAATGCGCTGTAAACAAATACCGGCCACCGTAA
- a CDS encoding TatD family hydrolase: MQPFLIDTHAHVYLPEFDKDRSQMILRAQSAGVTQIFLPAIDSSTHGQMLETEAAYPICKSMMGLHPCSVQENYSQEIEAVKNHLAQRRFIAVGEIGLDFYWDKTFVRQQYAAFEQQIELALAYNLPVVIHSRNAIDECIGVVAKHPSLRGVFHCFSGTEAQAGKLIKLGFFLGIGGVVTFKNAGLDKVISAIGLSSVVLETDAPYLAPVPYRGKRNEPAYTKTVAEKIASLLNISLEEVFSTTSTNAEKLFSFAENL, from the coding sequence ATGCAGCCTTTTTTAATTGACACGCATGCGCACGTTTATTTGCCTGAATTTGACAAAGACAGGTCGCAAATGATCTTAAGGGCGCAGAGTGCTGGTGTAACTCAAATTTTTTTACCCGCTATTGATTCATCCACGCACGGACAAATGCTTGAAACCGAAGCGGCCTACCCAATTTGCAAAAGCATGATGGGGCTTCATCCTTGCTCGGTACAGGAAAATTATTCGCAAGAAATAGAAGCCGTTAAAAACCATCTTGCCCAGCGGCGTTTTATTGCCGTTGGTGAAATCGGGTTAGATTTTTATTGGGATAAAACCTTTGTCCGGCAACAGTATGCGGCTTTTGAACAGCAGATAGAACTTGCTCTTGCGTACAACTTGCCCGTTGTCATTCACTCCCGCAATGCCATTGACGAATGCATCGGGGTTGTGGCAAAACATCCTTCCTTGCGCGGCGTCTTTCACTGCTTTTCCGGTACAGAGGCGCAAGCGGGAAAGCTTATAAAGCTGGGTTTCTTTTTGGGAATTGGCGGCGTGGTAACGTTTAAAAATGCAGGCTTGGACAAAGTCATTTCAGCTATTGGCCTGTCGTCTGTGGTTCTTGAAACGGATGCGCCGTATCTGGCGCCTGTGCCATACCGCGGCAAGCGGAACGAGCCGGCGTACACGAAGACGGTTGCCGAAAAAATCGCCTCTCTGCTAAACATATCTCTGGAAGAAGTTTTCTCAACAACGTCCACCAACGCAGAAAAACTGTTTTCGTTTGCGGAGAACCTTTAA
- a CDS encoding ATP-binding protein, which produces MDLIHRALEVKIKEQLGKNKVILIMGTRRVGKTVLANTIKNQYGGKVLVMNAEDFDVQELLKNRSIANYKRIIGNATLLIIDEAQVLPDIGQILKLMIDEIPELTIIATGSSSFDLANKTGDPLTGRVILLHLYPLSQAEIGASETGLETSQNLEERLVFGSYPELFKLSTVEEKAAYLLQLVQSYLLKDILAFEGIRQSDKIVKLLRLIAYQCGAEVSYTELAGQLGISKNTVETYLDLLSKVFIVYKVSAYSTNLRKEVSKSSKWFFYDNGIRNAIINDFRLLSLRNDTGLLWENYLLSERLKKNAYQRKHAQYYFWRNYNQQEVDLVEVDNGKITAYEFKYSPTKKVKKPSAFASGYPNVEFEVISKDNYLDWLL; this is translated from the coding sequence ATGGATTTAATTCATCGAGCCTTGGAAGTGAAAATTAAAGAACAGCTTGGTAAAAATAAAGTTATTCTCATCATGGGTACACGTAGGGTGGGTAAAACCGTATTGGCAAATACCATTAAAAACCAATACGGCGGTAAAGTGTTAGTCATGAATGCAGAGGACTTTGACGTACAAGAACTGCTAAAAAATCGCTCCATTGCTAACTATAAGCGAATTATCGGTAATGCAACGCTTCTGATCATAGATGAGGCACAAGTGCTGCCAGACATTGGCCAGATTCTTAAACTAATGATTGATGAAATACCGGAACTGACGATTATCGCAACAGGATCTTCGTCCTTCGATTTAGCTAACAAAACGGGTGATCCGTTAACCGGCCGGGTAATTCTGTTGCATCTCTACCCTTTATCGCAAGCGGAAATTGGTGCTAGCGAAACTGGCTTGGAAACTAGTCAAAATTTAGAGGAGCGGCTTGTATTTGGGAGCTATCCTGAACTCTTTAAGCTTTCAACGGTGGAGGAAAAAGCCGCTTACCTGCTACAGTTGGTACAATCGTACCTGCTAAAAGACATTCTGGCTTTTGAAGGCATCCGGCAATCAGATAAAATTGTAAAACTATTGCGGCTGATTGCCTACCAATGCGGAGCTGAGGTATCCTATACAGAACTGGCGGGGCAATTAGGAATCAGTAAGAATACCGTTGAAACCTACCTTGATCTTTTATCCAAGGTCTTCATTGTATACAAAGTGAGTGCTTACAGTACCAATTTACGTAAAGAGGTTTCAAAATCTTCTAAATGGTTCTTTTATGATAACGGTATAAGGAATGCAATCATCAACGATTTCCGACTTCTATCCTTACGAAACGATACCGGCCTGCTTTGGGAAAATTATCTACTGTCGGAAAGGCTAAAGAAAAACGCCTATCAGCGCAAACATGCACAATATTATTTCTGGCGCAATTATAACCAGCAGGAAGTTGATTTAGTCGAAGTGGATAACGGAAAAATTACGGCTTATGAATTCAAATACTCACCGACAAAAAAAGTGAAAAAACCGTCTGCATTTGCTTCCGGTTACCCTAATGTGGAATTTGAAGTGATCTCCAAAGACAATTATCTTGATTGGCTTTTATAA
- a CDS encoding recombinase family protein, with translation MSLDAFKQFGHQSSLRVVTNSMKNAVVYTRVSSKEQADTNLSLDFQRRVIEEYAAKQGLSILSYFGGTYESAKTDGRKEFLRMLEFIKKHRGKVSHILVYTLDRFSRTGGGAIKLAQDLREKYGVSVFAVTQPTDTSNPSGVLHQNIQLLFSEFDNQLRKQRAVAGMKEKFQKRRMGHPCTTGLRHH, from the coding sequence ATGAGTCTTGACGCCTTTAAACAATTTGGACACCAGTCTTCTCTTCGGGTTGTTACGAACAGCATGAAGAACGCAGTGGTCTATACCCGTGTTTCTTCCAAAGAACAAGCCGATACCAACCTTTCCTTGGACTTCCAGCGGCGGGTGATTGAAGAATATGCAGCCAAGCAAGGCCTGTCTATACTTAGCTACTTTGGCGGGACTTACGAATCTGCGAAAACCGATGGAAGAAAGGAGTTTCTTCGGATGCTGGAGTTCATTAAAAAGCATAGAGGAAAAGTCTCACACATTCTGGTCTATACCCTGGACCGCTTTTCCCGAACGGGTGGTGGCGCTATTAAGCTTGCCCAAGACCTGCGCGAAAAGTACGGGGTAAGTGTATTTGCCGTTACGCAGCCCACAGACACCTCAAATCCAAGCGGCGTGCTGCACCAAAACATTCAACTTTTGTTTTCTGAGTTTGATAATCAGCTGCGGAAACAACGGGCAGTGGCCGGCATGAAGGAGAAGTTTCAAAAAAGGAGAATGGGTCACCCGTGTACCACAGGGTTACGACATCATTAA
- a CDS encoding polysaccharide deacetylase family protein encodes MLHRFFIKTPKWAKQFFPSYVWHIPSKEKIVYLTFDDGPHPSITPWVLNELKAYNAKATFFCIGDNVLKFPETYNELTKQGHSVGNHTQRHLNGWKTDKETYLKDVAEAAKVINANLFRPPYGKLKSEQAKGLSAAMQRKNLKVIMWDVLSADFDAKTSPETCIKNVLKNVAPGSIVVFHDSEKAFRNLKASLPVVLKTLKEEGYKFGKISMESL; translated from the coding sequence ATGTTGCATCGTTTTTTTATCAAAACGCCCAAGTGGGCAAAACAATTTTTTCCTTCTTACGTGTGGCACATTCCGTCAAAGGAAAAAATCGTTTACCTCACTTTCGACGACGGTCCGCATCCGTCAATCACACCTTGGGTGCTGAACGAATTAAAGGCATACAACGCAAAAGCTACGTTCTTTTGCATCGGCGACAACGTGCTTAAATTCCCCGAAACATACAATGAGTTAACAAAGCAAGGACACAGTGTTGGCAATCATACGCAACGTCATTTGAATGGTTGGAAAACGGATAAAGAAACTTATTTAAAAGATGTAGCTGAAGCGGCAAAAGTCATCAATGCGAACCTGTTTCGACCACCGTACGGAAAACTAAAATCGGAACAGGCAAAGGGCTTGTCAGCAGCCATGCAAAGAAAGAATTTAAAGGTCATTATGTGGGATGTTTTGAGCGCTGATTTCGATGCAAAAACATCGCCCGAAACGTGCATAAAAAACGTGTTAAAAAATGTGGCGCCGGGTTCAATCGTTGTCTTCCACGACAGCGAAAAAGCATTCAGAAATTTAAAGGCCTCTTTACCGGTTGTGCTAAAAACCTTAAAAGAAGAGGGTTATAAATTTGGGAAAATCTCTATGGAAAGCCTTTAA
- a CDS encoding type II toxin-antitoxin system HigB family toxin, producing the protein MKVHLIKRQSIEGYMLLNARSRISFRIWLNLLKQSDWQEPKDIMETFGAADLLGNGSDRVVFNIAGNNYRMICKYHFGVTKVYLYVKWIGTHAEYTELCDDEKQYNISIY; encoded by the coding sequence ATGAAGGTCCATCTTATTAAAAGGCAATCCATTGAAGGGTATATGTTGCTAAATGCGAGAAGCAGGATTTCTTTCCGAATATGGTTAAACCTTTTAAAGCAATCTGACTGGCAAGAGCCAAAGGATATCATGGAGACATTTGGCGCAGCAGATTTATTGGGTAATGGAAGTGATAGAGTTGTTTTTAATATAGCAGGCAATAATTACAGAATGATTTGTAAATATCATTTTGGTGTTACTAAGGTTTACTTATATGTGAAATGGATCGGAACCCATGCTGAATACACGGAATTGTGTGACGATGAAAAGCAATATAATATAAGCATTTATTAA
- a CDS encoding cobalamin B12-binding domain-containing protein, with protein MNEEHKRPIRVLVAKVGLDGHDRGAKVIATALRDAGMEVIYTGLRQTPEMVVSAALQEDVDAIGISILSGAHMTVFPKVAALMKEKGMNDVLLTGGGIIPEDDMKQLNEQGVGKLFAPGTTTSEIATYIQDWVKTNRSF; from the coding sequence ATGAACGAAGAACACAAACGCCCGATAAGAGTGCTGGTAGCCAAAGTTGGCCTCGACGGACACGACCGCGGCGCAAAAGTAATTGCCACCGCACTGCGCGACGCCGGCATGGAAGTCATTTACACCGGCCTTCGGCAAACACCTGAAATGGTTGTCAGCGCTGCTTTGCAAGAAGACGTGGACGCCATAGGCATTTCAATTTTGTCCGGCGCACACATGACGGTATTTCCAAAGGTTGCTGCGTTGATGAAAGAGAAAGGGATGAACGACGTGCTGCTTACCGGCGGCGGCATCATTCCCGAAGACGACATGAAGCAATTGAACGAACAAGGAGTAGGAAAACTTTTTGCACCGGGAACCACGACTTCTGAAATAGCAACGTATATACAAGATTGGGTAAAAACAAATCGTTCCTTTTAA
- a CDS encoding helix-turn-helix domain-containing protein, which translates to METLPYKVIKTKLQYNKYCDALEALTDGVKKSKAVKDEIELLTLLIEKYDEEHNTFYEADPIELLKYLMNEHKMKAVDLAKLLHVSEGLVSDMLHYKKGLSKETIRILSAQFKLAQDAFNRPYKLKVAENAHFKNASVMNTKKNLVIV; encoded by the coding sequence ATGGAAACATTACCATACAAGGTTATTAAAACAAAACTGCAGTACAACAAATACTGTGATGCTTTAGAGGCTCTTACAGATGGAGTCAAAAAGTCTAAGGCAGTTAAGGATGAAATTGAATTACTCACACTACTCATTGAAAAGTATGATGAAGAACATAACACGTTTTACGAGGCTGATCCAATTGAGTTGCTTAAGTATTTAATGAATGAACATAAAATGAAGGCAGTTGATTTGGCAAAACTGCTTCATGTAAGTGAAGGTTTAGTTTCTGATATGCTTCACTATAAAAAAGGCTTGTCGAAAGAAACAATCCGTATCCTTTCGGCGCAGTTCAAACTGGCTCAAGACGCATTCAACCGACCCTACAAATTGAAAGTCGCTGAGAATGCGCACTTCAAAAACGCGAGTGTCATGAATACAAAAAAGAATCTGGTAATTGTTTGA
- a CDS encoding aldo/keto reductase, translating into MKYRKFGNTDLRISEIGFGAWAIGGGAKVGDVPIGWGDADDAVSTKAIYSALDAGINFFDTADFYGLGHSEALLGETIGENKDIVIATKVGHRNIDEKIVLDYSKEYIVEACEKSLKRLKRDCLDYYQLHSARLAQLQSGECIDAMEALKQQGKIRYWGLSLNTFYPQAEADYLMEKNYGNGLQLVFNVINQRALTTIEKAAAKGYGIIARMPLQFGLLTGKFSSSTRFEKDDHRSFRLTPEILQKATKILEEKVWPLAEKEGLSKTSHALNYILSFAEISTVIPGIRTAEQVQANTEGIKTLSSEDKAFLRSLAREWEAVVKLMEQRG; encoded by the coding sequence ATGAAATACAGAAAGTTTGGCAATACGGATTTACGTATCAGCGAAATTGGCTTTGGCGCCTGGGCCATTGGCGGTGGCGCAAAAGTGGGCGATGTGCCCATTGGATGGGGCGATGCCGATGACGCCGTTTCTACCAAAGCCATTTATTCAGCGCTTGATGCCGGAATTAATTTTTTTGACACGGCCGACTTCTACGGTCTCGGTCATTCGGAAGCGTTATTGGGCGAAACGATTGGCGAAAACAAAGACATCGTTATCGCTACGAAAGTTGGTCATCGGAACATTGACGAAAAGATTGTACTGGATTATTCGAAAGAATACATTGTGGAAGCCTGCGAAAAAAGCTTAAAGCGGTTGAAACGCGATTGTCTTGATTATTACCAATTGCATTCTGCGCGGCTTGCTCAATTGCAAAGCGGTGAATGTATCGACGCAATGGAAGCGTTGAAACAGCAGGGAAAAATCCGTTATTGGGGTTTGTCGTTGAACACATTTTACCCGCAAGCCGAAGCGGATTATTTGATGGAAAAAAATTACGGCAACGGCCTTCAACTTGTCTTCAACGTCATCAATCAAAGAGCCTTAACAACGATAGAAAAAGCGGCTGCGAAAGGCTACGGTATCATTGCACGAATGCCTTTGCAATTTGGTTTGCTTACGGGTAAATTTTCTTCGTCAACAAGGTTTGAAAAAGACGACCACCGCAGTTTTCGGTTAACGCCGGAGATACTGCAAAAAGCAACAAAGATTCTGGAAGAAAAAGTTTGGCCACTTGCGGAAAAAGAAGGCTTGTCAAAAACAAGCCATGCGCTGAATTATATTTTAAGCTTCGCGGAAATCAGTACCGTTATTCCCGGCATTCGCACAGCGGAGCAGGTGCAGGCAAATACCGAAGGAATAAAAACGTTAAGCAGCGAAGACAAAGCCTTTCTTCGTTCGCTTGCCAGAGAATGGGAAGCCGTTGTAAAATTAATGGAGCAACGCGGGTAA
- a CDS encoding enoyl-CoA hydratase/isomerase family protein — MYTTLLTSLDNNIFTVTINRPDKLNALNKDVMNDLDKILDEIESNAQIKAVILTGAGQKGFVAGADIGEFVGLSKEEGKALAKKGQDIFFKIENSSKPIIAAVNGFALGGGCELAMACHFRIASENARFGQPEVNLGLIPGYGGTQRLVQLIGKGRALELLMTGNIIDAQAALQYGLVNHVVPQEELLNKTKSILEIILAKAPLAVGKCIAAANAAYSDKGYQTELESFGECFATEDMKEGTSAFLEKRKPAFKSR, encoded by the coding sequence ATGTACACAACCCTGCTTACATCCTTAGACAACAACATCTTCACCGTCACCATTAATCGTCCCGATAAACTGAATGCACTAAACAAAGACGTGATGAACGACCTTGACAAGATACTTGACGAAATTGAAAGCAACGCACAAATCAAAGCGGTCATTCTCACCGGCGCAGGACAAAAAGGATTTGTTGCGGGGGCCGACATCGGCGAGTTTGTAGGCTTGAGCAAAGAAGAAGGGAAAGCGCTTGCCAAAAAGGGACAAGACATTTTTTTTAAAATTGAAAACAGCAGCAAGCCAATCATTGCGGCCGTGAACGGCTTTGCACTTGGTGGCGGTTGCGAGTTAGCTATGGCTTGTCATTTTCGCATTGCCAGCGAGAACGCAAGGTTTGGCCAACCCGAAGTAAACCTTGGCTTGATACCGGGTTACGGTGGTACGCAACGTTTGGTGCAATTGATTGGCAAAGGCCGTGCATTAGAACTGCTGATGACGGGCAATATTATTGATGCGCAAGCGGCGCTTCAATACGGCTTGGTGAATCACGTAGTGCCGCAGGAAGAGTTGCTGAATAAAACAAAATCTATTTTAGAAATCATTCTTGCCAAAGCACCGCTGGCTGTGGGCAAATGCATCGCGGCGGCAAACGCAGCTTATTCCGATAAAGGTTATCAGACAGAATTGGAAAGCTTCGGCGAATGCTTTGCTACCGAGGACATGAAAGAAGGAACATCTGCATTTTTAGAGAAAAGAAAGCCCGCATTTAAAAGCCGGTAA